A single region of the Pogoniulus pusillus isolate bPogPus1 chromosome Z, bPogPus1.pri, whole genome shotgun sequence genome encodes:
- the LOC135192991 gene encoding inositol 1,4,5-trisphosphate receptor-interacting protein-like 1 — translation MASTKVIALLLQSLILFVVKVHEELDEATSDNMREHEMEINQEMTRMMEEMERRSRVQSSVVPLVLQEWLEGHSILAWEAVLFAAIAAGLILLFWLCWWLLEKIPERDSGYITYETSDMSTDKEDEEESDGEGPEELQEGDRNSARHIEWPVEKMLSRSPVVMQVVDNLVQVMQEQLSNSFMPMLQPPIGVGSTFEGWSPYEADDVIYHLLLPLKPPTGHDFHLQWVNRGPSPARDSLIRVEVQCSCGVPNMLCFLHSSTKQLKTMKQVPSTLDRLCTGSYLDVEKLAEWFQCSVKDAWVALHWAQCYEVKVLPYSHRSCLLKLKSASRNTFLIEILFGVQQGDSDIFLSSQNAGDTDTPSTLWTMSYVVAEVKFFSHMARKVPQGNFHLKCLHLCTSVLEDTNFTPYIFKTVVMHLLNTKPVSGWCRQECIMRLADILRYLHCCLQHRKLNFFFFGNAEMPQEIILPPDFHTSEPHNLLQHLVQSPAAHAEALRQFEEIMEELMNRLYYGGLNRL, via the coding sequence aTGGCTTCTACAAAAGtcattgctttgcttttgcaaaGCCTCATCCTTTTCGTGGTGAAGGTTCATGAGGAGCTCGATGAGGCCACAAGTGACAACATGAGGGAGCATGAGATGGAGATCAACCAGGAGATGACTCGGATgatggaggagatggagaggagaagccgaGTGCAGTCGAGCGTCGTGCCCCTGGTCCTGCAGGAGTGGCTTGAAGGGCACAGTATCCTGGCCTGGGAAGCTGTGCTCTTTGCTGCCATTGCTGCAGGCCTTATCCTCCTCTTTTGGCTCTGCTGGTGGCTCTTGGAAAAGATCCCTGAGCGTGACTCCGGCTACATCACATACGAGACCTCAGACATGAGCACAGATAAGGAGGACGAGGAAGAAAGTGATGGGGAAGGTCCTGAAGAGTTGCAGGAAGGAGACAGGAATTCTGCCAGGCACATTGAATGGCCAGTAGAGAAAATGCTGTCCAGGAGCCCGGTGGTGATGCAGGTGGTGGACAACCTCGTGCAGGTCATGCAGGAGCAGTTGTCAAACAGTTTCATGCCAATGCTGCAGCCTCCCAttggtgtgggcagcacctTTGAAGGCTGGAGTCCTTATGAGGCTGACGATGTTATCTACCACTTGCTTTTGCCCCTGAAGCCCCCCACTGGGCATGACTTCCACCTACAGTGGGTCAACAGGGGTCCCAGTCCAGCCAGGGACTCCCTTATCCGTGTGGAAGTCCAATGCAGCTGTGGAGTACCGAACATGCTATGCTTTCTCCACAGCAGTACGAAGCAGCTGAAGACAATGAAGCAGGTACCCAGCACCCTGGACAGACTCTGTACTGGTTCATACCTAGATGTGGAGAAACTTGCAGagtggttccagtgctctgtgaaggACGCTTGGGTGGCACTGCATTGGGCACAGTGCTACGAGGTGAAAGTGCTGCCCTACAGCCATCGCTCATGCCTGCTGAAGCTGAAAAGTGCCTCCAGGAATACATTCCTTATTGAGATCCTGTTTGGGGTGCAGCAAGGAGACTCAGACATCTTTCTCAGCAGCCAGAATGCAGGCGACACAGAcactcccagcaccctgtggaCAATGAGCTACGTTGTGGCAGAGGTTAAGTTCTTCAGCCATATGGCCAGAAAGGTCCCGCAGGGCAACTTCCACCTCAAGTGCCTGCATCTCTGCACCAGCGTCCTGGAGGACACAAACTTTACCCCCTACATTTTCAAGACAGTTGTCATGCACCTCCTCAACACCAAACCCGTGTCAGGATGGTGCAGACAGGAATGCATCATGCGGCTGGCAGACATCCTGAGgtacctgcactgctgcctgcaacaCAGAAAGCTTAACTTCTTCTTCTTTGGCAATGCAGAGATGCCCCAGGAGATCATCTTGCCTCCAGACTTCCACACATCTGAGCcacacaacctcctgcagcatctgGTGCAGAGCCCGGCTGCCCACGCCGAGGCCCTGAGACAGTTTGAGGAGATTATGGAGGAGCTCATGAACAGGCTCTACTATGGGGGCTTAAACAGACTGTAA